One window of the Saccopteryx bilineata isolate mSacBil1 chromosome 2, mSacBil1_pri_phased_curated, whole genome shotgun sequence genome contains the following:
- the GSC2 gene encoding homeobox protein goosecoid-2: protein MAAAGGATNRGDPGRPCSFSIEHILSSLPERSPPARATHPPQPAGRQSPAEPAESGAPEAAPCACCCCCCGPRRSPELASGLGARLPWPLRLGSSAPLPLAVPPGSSGVLPGTVGPGPQRRTRRHRTIFSEEQLQALEALFVQNQYPDVGTRERLAGRIRLREERVEVWFKNRRAKWRHQKRASAVPGAKKAPKESC from the exons ATGGCGGCGGCAGGGGGCGCGACGAACCGCGGGGACCCCGGGCGACCCTGCTCTTTCTCTATCGAGCACATCCTCTCCAGCTTGCCCGAGCGGAGCCCTCCGGCCCGGGCCACCCACCCGCCGCAGCCGGCAGGCCGCCAAAGCCCTGCGGAGCCTGCGGAGTCCGGGGCGCCCGAGGCCGCGCCATgcgcctgctgctgctgctgctgcggacCCCGCAGGTCCCCGGAGCTGGCCTCCGGGCTGG GCGCGCGGCTGCCCTGGCCGCTGAGGCTGGGGTCTTCGGCACCTTTGCCCTTGGCCGTGCCACCCGGAAGCTCCGGAGTGCTGCCGGGCACAGTCGGCCCCGGCCCGCAGCGGCGCACGCGGCGCCACCGCACCATCTTCAGCGAGGAGCAGCTGCAGGCGCTGGAGGCGCTCTTTGTGCAGAACCAGTACCCCGACGTGGGCACGCGCGAGCGCCTGGCCGGCCGCATCCGCCTGCGGGAGGAGCGCGTGGAG GTCTGGTTCAAGAACCGCCGGGCCAAATGGCGACACCAGAAGCGAGCGTCCGCGGTGCCCGGAGCCAAGAAGGCCCCCAAGGAGAGCTGCTGA